CCGGAGCTtgcctgaccttgtcgatgacagccgagaagtcttcgtgcacgtgcccctaaggaccagcgccctgGAGCCGCACTCGTCGCCGTTGAATCCTTGAATCGATTTGAAGAACCGACACCAAATATCGCCGTTGCGTATGCACAGcaagaaaccctaacctcgccgccCCAAGGAGCTGGCAGGGATCTATGCCGGAGCTCTGTCTAATCCATCCCAACAGACGAACTTGAGGAGGATTGGAGCCCGGAAGACTGACTCGAAGAAGGAGCGCTGCCATCCGTCCAAACGCCATCCCTGCGAGGACTAAAACCCTACCTATCTACTAGCGGGAGTAGACACCAGGATTCTCctccccgccaccggccgccgGAGCGGCAGGCGGAGGGGAAGCGAATCCATGGGCTCGCCAGCGAAGATTGAGGGGAGGAAGGCTTTCTCAAGTTGCCTTGGTGAAGAGGAAGAAAAATTACAGTGTGTGTTTTTCTTCATGATTCAATAATTCCGACAATAATTTGCTTCTGTAATTGTGTCAGCGTCATATTGGCTTTATGTTTGTTTCCACCCGTATATGTATTCATACTTTTATATTCatttccgcttctgcaaaaaaaaaagaaaacagatgTGGTAACACCCACTTTCATTTGTTCCCACTTTGTTTTCATCCCTAATTGCAGAGAACCTTAGAACTCTTGTCTGTCTGACTTGGGTCAGCATATTTTGATGCATAGTTCTTCAACATGTCACACCATGATAATAAAGTTTGCGGTATGATCTATGATCTTGATTGCTCGATAACATGTTACATTTCATCCAAGTCGGTTGTTCTTCAACAATAGAGGAGGGAGGCGACTGCGGGTGACAACAGTAGTATACCTAGCCATGGGATTGAAGAAGGGCAAACAACTATTGGTCGACAGTGCCACATATACTATTAGTTTCACTGGGTAGAGACGATGGACAAAACAAGGAGATGGGATCTAAAAGAAGATGGAAGATAACCGGGTTCCGAAATAAGAATAATAGAAGGGGCATGTATTAAAGAAGAAAGAGCAAGTTCTTCTCTTCTATTTCAGGGGAGAAAAGGCCATGTTTTGACGAAGGGCAAGATTATTGATGTCTTTTGGGGAGGAAAATTGTGTATGTGTACTTAAGCCAATGAGCGAATGTTGActtgcagaaaaagaaaaaaaaatcaagaaacTCTTGACTGTTTCTTGAACCAGAAGTACTAGAAGCCGTTCAGCAGTAAGCGTATTTTCACCCTGGATCGTATTTTCACCCTGGATCAGATTTGGACTGGATAGATATCCCTGACCCAAATAATCCCCAGGGATCTGCCGGCCGGCCGCCCAGGCAGGTTTTGACTGCACCCTCCAGCTCCCCATCGCCATCCACTTTCCCAAGCCCACCATAAAACAGCATCAGTTCTCTCCGATCTCCGCCTCCCACCTCCCCCGCCCGCCATGGATCCGGCGCCGCAGTCCCACCCCATCCTCTCCTACGTGCTCTCCCGCCTCCCCACCCTCTCCAAGCCCAGGCCCACCGCCGGGGCCGACTTCGACATCGAGCAGCCGCCGGTCCACACGCCGTCCCCGCGCTCGCCCTCCGTCGGCGAGTTCGAGCTCGTCGAGCGGATGCCGGGCCTCCGCCACGCCTCCGTGCTCCACGCCATGACCCGCGCCGTCGCCGACGTCTCCGCCGCCCGCTCCGCGCTCCAGGAGCTGGGCCCGCGCCCCGACCACGAGCTCGTCGACTCCTCccgcgccgtcgtcgccgccgccgccgccggcgacgtcgCCCCGCGGGTCACCGAGGAGGACCTCGAGGCGTGCCGCACCGTGGTGCGGCTCGAGGAGGCCCACGAAACCTACGAGGCGCTGCTGCATGAGGCCGAGGGGAGGCTCGAGAAGGTCTACCGGTCGGCGATGGAGGGCAGGGACCTGGAGGAGGCCGAGGGGAAGGATGAATCGGCGGCGGGCGATGAGGGTGTGGCTGTGCAGGAGGAAGTCGTCGCCGTGCTGAAGCAGGCCCAGGAGGGCAAGCCGGTGGAGAGCGTGCTCCTCGTGGATCGGCAGCTGCGCTACCTGCCCGAGGCGTTCGGAAGGATCCTGGGACTCCGCGTGCTTGACGTATCACACAACCAGCTACAGGTGAGAAACTCGTCATCTCATATATTTAGATCTGTTTATTTAGAGCCCATGTAGCACTATACGATAACATATTCTTGGATGAGCCACACACACAAAACACTTGTTCTGGTATGCTTGGCTAGGATTAGGCATCATTGTTATGGCACTGTGTGCACATATTTCCCGAGCGGATGATTCGAATTATGGGCTTAATAGTTTGGGTACTGATCTGGCAGTAAGGATGGTATACTAGCACTTACTTGTCACTTGTCAATTAGGATCAGGTACGAGGGCGAGTCTGTATACTATTGTTTTGGCATATTTGTTACTGAGTTATTCCAACGCCTTATGTGCTAAGGTTGTATTGCTGAAGGCGGAGTTCAGATGGAGAAAATGCTAAAAGTTATGCAAGGACGCCGAGAAGTACtcactccgtcccaaaattcttgtcttagattagtctagatacggatgtactccctccataaacaaatataagagtgtttatatcactaaagtagtaatctaaatgctcttatatttctttacagagggagtacctaatactaaaacgtgacttatgcatccgtatttggacaaatctaagacaagaattttgggacggagggagtactatttatgtTAGAACAAAGAGAAGTACTATCTGTgtttgtgttggttgcaagttgcaACAATCAACTGAAAGAAAGTAGGGTTTGGCATTAGCTTTGGTTTGATTGTCGGTTTGGCCTAGGCTATGGAAACACTAGTGTTGACTCATCAAGGGTCACAAGTAGTGCTTTGCGGTCATATGCAAGTTTTTACAAAGTAGAATATATCAAATTGGTAGGAGTTATGAGGTAGGTTTAGCTTAGCTTGATTTCCTGGAAACCTTGCTTCGGTTGGAATTTGGAGAATCATCGATTAAATTGGGGGAAATTAGTACTTCCATATTGCTTGCTCTTACTGTTAAGAGATTTTTTTTCTGATTTATATGGTTTATTTTGAACTTCATGATCCATCATAATCATTTAACAGAAGACATGACACATGCTAGTTATAAAATGCTGATTTTATTTCTTCGCCATAAAAACTCAGATCTGTTTATCAGCTATAATTCCTCGACAACTGCAAGGCTGCTGTATGGTTTACAGAGGTAGTACAATATTGTACTGTTGTTCCCTAATTTTGGGATTTCACTGTGCTTGTAGGTTATTCCAGATGCTATAGGAGGGCTTGAACATCTTGAAGAGCTCCGTCTTGCTTCTAATGCCTTGGTTTCTCTTCCTGATACTGTTGGATTTCTGTCCAATCTGAAGATTCTGAATGTGTCGACTAACAAGCTGAGAACACTGCCAGACAGCATCTCAAAGTGCAGGTAGATACTGCTCCTTAAGTTCCCCTTGGGTTTGTTAATTACTAGCTGTATTCACTATTCAGGAGACTGATACTTCACACTCCAGGTCGCTAGTTGAGCTTGATGCAAGCTACAACGGGCTCACATATCTGCCAACAAATATTGGCTATGAACTGATTAATCTGCGAAAGCTCTGGGTCCACATGAACAAGCTGCGATCTCTTCCATCATCCATCTGTGAGATGCAATCACTATACCTCCTGGATGCTCATTTCAATGAACTCTGCGGTCTGCCATCTGCCATAGGGAAGCTTTCCAGCCTTGAAATCCTCGACCTGAGCAGCAACTTCAGCGACATGAAGGAGCTCCCTTTCTCATTCGGTGACCTGCTGAACCTGCGCGAGGTTGACCTCAGCAACAACCAGATCCATGCTCTTCCCGACAGTTTTGGCCGGCTTGACAAGCTGGAGAAGCTCAACCTGGAGCAGAACCCTCTGTCCATGCCACCAGCGGAGGTCGTGAAGGAAGGTGTAGACGCTGTGAAAGAGTACATGTCAAAGAGGTGGCTTGATGCGTTGCTCGAGGAAGAACAGAGGAgcatggcggcggcagcagcagagagCCCGCAGGCGTCGACTCCCAAAGCTTGGCTGGCGCGCAGTGTCTCGTGGGTCTCGGACGTTGGGGGGAGCCTTGTGGGCTATGTCAGTGGTGGCCAGACCAAGTCGGAGAAAGACTCGATCCTCGACCAGCAGTTCTGAAACCTCAGTTTCAGAGGCGATCGAGTATCGTGTATGTATATACCAAGTTTACGGAACTCTCGACCTGGGAATCACTTTGTGTTCCTGTTGACTCGGAGAGATGCACAACCTTACAAGCCCCTGCCCTCCGAGGCAGGCTTTGGCGTTTATTTTCCCATTTTAACTCCATTTGAGGGTCATTTCCATCGAAGGCCCCCGGTTGTGTTACTGTCCAATAATAATAGGGCTGAAACTCGGTATACTTGCTTTACATTTTGACTGTTTGCAACGGAAATTATGCACTTTGTTTGCTGAAGCTACATTTATTACTGCAAACTATCTGTCTTGCTAAGATGCCACAAAGCTTTAGAAACTTGCCAGGTTTTGTGTCTGAGAACAGACTTCAACCCTGTCATTGCCGAATGCCCTCAAATTTGTGAAGTCATACAGTAAATTTTTCGGCTTTGAAAACTAAACGTACTACCTATGTAACTAAATATAAGGTGGGTTATTTAGTTcaatgcaaaaacatcttatactttctctgtctcataatg
This region of Triticum aestivum cultivar Chinese Spring chromosome 2D, IWGSC CS RefSeq v2.1, whole genome shotgun sequence genomic DNA includes:
- the LOC123053634 gene encoding plant intracellular Ras-group-related LRR protein 3 — encoded protein: MDPAPQSHPILSYVLSRLPTLSKPRPTAGADFDIEQPPVHTPSPRSPSVGEFELVERMPGLRHASVLHAMTRAVADVSAARSALQELGPRPDHELVDSSRAVVAAAAAGDVAPRVTEEDLEACRTVVRLEEAHETYEALLHEAEGRLEKVYRSAMEGRDLEEAEGKDESAAGDEGVAVQEEVVAVLKQAQEGKPVESVLLVDRQLRYLPEAFGRILGLRVLDVSHNQLQVIPDAIGGLEHLEELRLASNALVSLPDTVGFLSNLKILNVSTNKLRTLPDSISKCRSLVELDASYNGLTYLPTNIGYELINLRKLWVHMNKLRSLPSSICEMQSLYLLDAHFNELCGLPSAIGKLSSLEILDLSSNFSDMKELPFSFGDLLNLREVDLSNNQIHALPDSFGRLDKLEKLNLEQNPLSMPPAEVVKEGVDAVKEYMSKRWLDALLEEEQRSMAAAAAESPQASTPKAWLARSVSWVSDVGGSLVGYVSGGQTKSEKDSILDQQF